In Microbacterium esteraromaticum, the following proteins share a genomic window:
- a CDS encoding histidine--tRNA ligase — protein sequence MRDFLPADKARRERVLAVIRERYRAHGFDEIETPVVEEHGRLHAGIGGDNEKLSYSILRRGLDADGIRAAADDPAALSDLGLRYDLTVPLARFYATNRGQLPTVFRSIQIGPVWRAERPQKGRYRQFVQCDIDIMGDESARAEAELIVASLDTIDALGLEGGMVRVNDRRALDWMLDSFGFTEDERPGVLITIDKLDKVGPSGVAAELRERGVTASAVDAFEAFLTRPQTMEYNPYGERQIRKALPDGAPDEIVAHLVSLGDAVSAARPDAGEPPLVYDPFLVRGMGYYTGTIFELAHPSVGYSLGGGGRYDGMIGRFLGQQVPAVGFSIGFERIVDLVAEHEAEQALAVVLVHDADVPVAELLAHKTALLGAGVARVRLERRAKNMKALLERSAADGYTGFVSVRTGEALGEVKPLA from the coding sequence ATGCGCGACTTCCTCCCCGCTGACAAGGCCCGTCGCGAGCGCGTGCTCGCCGTCATTCGCGAGCGCTATCGCGCGCACGGCTTCGATGAGATCGAGACGCCGGTGGTCGAGGAGCACGGGCGCCTGCACGCGGGCATCGGCGGAGACAACGAGAAGCTCTCGTACAGCATCCTGCGCCGCGGGCTCGATGCCGACGGCATCCGTGCTGCGGCGGACGACCCGGCCGCGCTGAGCGATCTCGGCCTTCGCTACGACCTGACCGTTCCGCTGGCGCGCTTCTACGCGACCAATCGAGGTCAGCTGCCGACGGTGTTCCGCTCGATCCAGATCGGTCCGGTCTGGCGCGCCGAGCGCCCGCAGAAGGGGCGCTACCGCCAGTTCGTGCAGTGCGACATCGACATCATGGGCGACGAGAGCGCCCGCGCCGAGGCCGAGCTCATCGTCGCCTCGCTCGACACGATCGACGCGCTGGGCCTCGAAGGCGGCATGGTGCGGGTCAACGACCGCCGGGCGCTGGACTGGATGCTCGACAGCTTCGGCTTCACCGAAGACGAGCGCCCTGGCGTGCTGATCACGATCGACAAGCTCGACAAGGTCGGCCCGTCCGGCGTCGCCGCCGAACTGCGCGAGCGCGGCGTCACGGCATCCGCGGTCGACGCGTTCGAGGCGTTCCTCACTCGTCCGCAGACCATGGAGTACAACCCCTACGGTGAGCGGCAGATCCGCAAGGCGCTGCCGGACGGGGCGCCCGACGAGATCGTCGCCCACCTCGTCTCGCTCGGTGACGCGGTCAGCGCCGCGCGTCCGGATGCCGGTGAGCCGCCCCTCGTCTACGACCCGTTCCTCGTCCGCGGCATGGGTTACTACACGGGCACGATCTTCGAGCTCGCGCACCCCTCCGTCGGCTACTCGCTCGGTGGCGGAGGTCGCTACGACGGAATGATCGGCCGCTTCCTCGGCCAGCAGGTGCCTGCGGTCGGGTTCTCGATCGGCTTCGAGCGCATCGTCGACCTGGTCGCAGAGCACGAGGCCGAGCAGGCTCTGGCGGTCGTGCTCGTGCACGACGCCGACGTACCGGTCGCCGAGCTGCTCGCGCACAAGACGGCGCTGCTCGGAGCCGGCGTCGCACGCGTGCGTCTCGAGCGTCGTGCGAAGAACATGAAGGCGCTTCTCGAACGCTCGGCCGCAGACGGATACACGGGCTTCGTCTCGGTGCGCACCGGCGAGGCGCTCGGCGAGGTCAAGCCGCTCGCCTGA